DNA from Leptospira mayottensis 200901116:
TAGAAAAAAAAGAAAAATCTAATGTCGTTTCTACACCATTCCAAGGCAATCGCGGAAGCGGTTTATCCATTCAGGGGTAACAATTGTCGGATTCAAATTCAATCGATCTGAATCGTAGCCTTGTCGTCCTTTATGGAGATAAAATTCTTTTGCTTGAGCAATTGATTACCAATCAAAAGCGACAAATGGAAATATTCGGGTTCGGAGACGGAGAAGGCGCGGCTAAAATCGAAGACTCCAATGAAAAAATCATCGACCAACTTTGTTCGGTGGATCTTAAGATCGAAAAAATGGCGGAAGGTGTTCCTCAAACTTTGGAATTGATCGAACTTACAGAAATTCTATTTCAAAAAATGGAAGAGTCCAGATTTTTACATTCTCAAGTGGAAGAGAAAATGAAAAAAATTCTGAAAGAGTATCAGAAAGAATTGAATCAGGTCCAAGTTCAAATTCAGCTTAAGCGCCATCTCAGACGAGACTATTGGAAAACGGGGACTTGTTAGAAAGAGCCCTGGAATTTCTAGGTTTAGAACCGGGGTTTAACGAAAAAGATCTAAAAGAACGTTTTTACTTCCTATCCAAAAAGTATCATCCCGATACGGGAGAATTTTCAAACGATTCTCTATTCAAAGAACTGATCGAATACAGAGATATTTTATATTCTTATTTGGAACAAGAAACATTCAAAAAAGAGAATGTATTTGCCGATCCTCCCAAAAATTTTTACAAAGACGATTACACAATTTACAAACGGGCCAGAGAAATCTATGATTCTGCGATCCAC
Protein-coding regions in this window:
- a CDS encoding J domain-containing protein, with the translated sequence MLERALEFLGLEPGFNEKDLKERFYFLSKKYHPDTGEFSNDSLFKELIEYRDILYSYLEQETFKKENVFADPPKNFYKDDYTIYKRAREIYDSAIHEYYKLTDGNPIFLKGEENPVLRKLRHSLEISKSGFEELISSHPQSIWIPDAKNTLQKIEVWFKAP